One region of Culex pipiens pallens isolate TS chromosome 2, TS_CPP_V2, whole genome shotgun sequence genomic DNA includes:
- the LOC120416731 gene encoding rho GDP-dissociation inhibitor 1 yields MSAENEVVPPVEGEEEHDANYQPPPQKTIEEIMAADAEDESLRKYKEALLGEAQSEKIIFDDSDPRKVIVKKLSLLVADRDPMELDLSGDISKLKKNVFVIKEGIQYKIRIDFVVQREIVHGLKYIQKTYRMGVPVDKMTQMVGSYPPKKEIQSYTTPFEEAPSGMMARGTYSVSSLFTDDDKNEHLKWEWSFEIKKDWQ; encoded by the exons ATGTCCGCCGAGAATGAGGTCGTTCCGCCGGTTGAGGGCGAGGAAGAGCACGATGCCAACTACCAGCCACCCCCGCAGAAGACCATCGAGGAGATCATGGCCGCGGACGCGGAGGACGAAAGCTTACGAAAGTACAAGGAAGCCCTGCTCGGCGAGGCCCAGTCCGAGAAGATTATCTTCG acgaCTCCGACCCTCGCAAGGTGATTGTGAAAAAGCTTTCCCTGCTCGTCGCGGACCGTGACCCAATGGAGCTCGACCTATCCGGAGACATTTCGAAGCTGAAAAAGAAT gtCTTTGTCATCAAGGAAGGCATTCAGTACAAGATCCGTATCGATTTCGTCGTCCAGCGGGAAATTGTCCACGGGTTGAAGTACATCCAGAAAACCTACCGAATGGGAGTACCCG TGGACAAAATGACGCAGATGGTCGGCTCGTACCCGCCCAAGAAGGAAATCCAAAGCTACACGACCCCGTTCGAGGAGGCCCCGTCCGGGATGATGGCGCGCGGCACCTACTCCGTGTCCTCGCTGTTCACCGACGACGACAAGAACGAGCACCTCAAGTGGGAGTGGAGCTTTGAGATCAAAAAAGACTGGCAGTAA